The following proteins come from a genomic window of Chelonia mydas isolate rCheMyd1 chromosome 15, rCheMyd1.pri.v2, whole genome shotgun sequence:
- the TRPV4 gene encoding transient receptor potential cation channel subfamily V member 4 isoform X1, which yields MADSDDPPRLLVGEAGEVQGEEGSPQNDTFPLSSLANLFENEDSPCPTEAAQLPPGSGDSKQQNLRMKFHGAFKKGVPNPRDLLESTIYESSVVPGPKKAPMDSLFDYGTYRQHPSENKRRRKKIREKQTHSPKAPAPNPPPVLKVFNRPILFDIVSRGSTAGLDGLLPFLLTHKKRLTDEEFREPSTGKTCLPKALLNLSGGKNDTIPLLLAIAEKTGNMREFINSPFRDVYYRGQTALHIAIERRCKHYVELLVEKGADVHAQARGRFFQPKDEGGYFYFGELPLSLAACTNQPHIVHYLTENAHKKADLRRQDSRGNTVLHALVAIADNTRENTRFVTKVYDLLLIKCAKLFPDTNLEALLNNDGLSPLMMAAKIGKIGMFQHIIRREITDEDARHLSRKFRDWAYGPVYSSLYDLSSLDTCGEEVSVLEILVYNSNIENRHEMLAVEPINELLRDKWRKFGAVSFYISVISYLSAMVVFTLVAYHRPMEGTPPYPYTTTIDYLRLAGEIITLFTGVLFFFTNLKDLFMKKCPGVNSFFIDGSFQLLYFIYSVLVIITAALYLTGIEAYLAVMVFALVLGWMNALYFTRGLKLTGTYSIMIQKILFKDLFRFLLVYVLFMIGYASALVSLLNPCASAEACNKDNSNCTVAAYPSCRDSKTFSNFLLDLFKLTIGMGDLEMIESAKYPGVFIILLVTYIILTFVLLLNMLIALMGETVGQVSKESKHIWKLQWATTILDIERSFPVFLRKAFRSGEMVTVGKGTNGTPDRRWCFRVDEVNWSHWNQNLGIINEDPGKNDTDQYYGFSHTVGRLRRADRWSSVVPRVVELNKSSQPEEVVVPLENRGMSDGHDWKQGHPSGWRKEDSYI from the exons ATGGCAGACTCCGACGACCCCCCCCGGCTCCTCGTCGGGGAGGCCGGTGAGGTCCAAGGCGAAGAGGGCTCCCCTCAGAATGACACTTTCCCTCTCTCGTCTCTGGCCAACCTGTTTGAGAACGAGGATAGCCCCTGCCCCACTGAGGCGGCCCAACTCCCCCCCGGATCGGgggacagcaagcagcaaaaccTGCGTATGAAATTCCACGGGGCCTTCAAAAAGGGCGTGCCCAACCCCAGGGACCTGCTGGAGTCCACCATCTACGAGTCCTCTGTCGTCCCAGGGCCCAAGAAAGCCCCCATGGACTCGCTTTTCGATTATGGCACCTACCGCCAGCACCCCAGCGAGAACAAGCGCCGGCGGAAGAAGATCAGGGA GAAGCAGACCCACAGCCCGAAGGCCCCGGCCCCCAACCCACCTCCAGTCCTCAAGGTGTTTAACCGGCCCATCCTCTTCGACATTGTGTCCCGGGGTTCGACTGCCGGCCTGGACGggctcctccccttcctgctgaCCCACAAGAAGCGCCTGACCGACGAGGAGTTTCGAG AGCCCTCGACGGGGAAGACCTGCTTGCCCAAAGCGCTGCTGAATCTGAGTGGGGGCAAGAACGACACCATCCCCCTGCTCCTGGCCATCGCGGAGAAGACAGGCAACATGCGGGAGTTCATCAACTCGCCCTTCCGAGACGTCTACTACCGAG GTCAGACGGCGTTGCACATCGCCATCGAGCGTCGCTGCAAGCACTACGTGGAGCTGCTGGTGGAGAAGGGGGCGGACGTGCACGCCCAGGCTCGCGGCCGCTTCTTCCAGCCCAAGGACGAGGGCGGGTACTTCTACTTCG GCGAGCTGCCCCTCTCCCTCGCTGCCTGCACCAACCAGCCGCACATCGTCCACTACCTCACGGAGAACGCGCACAAGAAAGCAGACTTGCGGCGCCAGGACTCGCGGGGCAACACGGTGCTGCATGCCTTGGTGGCCATCGCCGACAACACCCGGGAGAACACCAGGTTTGTCACCAAGGTGTACGACCTGCTGCTGATCAAGTGCGCCAAGCTCTTCCCCGACACCAACCTGGAGGCCCTGCTCAACAACGACGGCCTCTCGCCCCTCATGATGGCCGCCAAGATCGGCAAGATCGGG atgTTCCAGCACATCATCCGCAGGGAGATCACGGATGAGGACGCCCGCCACCTCTCCCGAAAATTCAGGGACTGGGCTTACGGGCCCGTCTACTCCTCGCTCTACGACCTCTCCTCGCTGGACACCTGTGGGGAGGAGGTGTCTGTCCTGGAGATCCTGGTGTACAACAGTAACATCGAG AACCGCCACGAGATGCTCGCCGTGGAGCCCATCAACGAGCTGCTGCGCGACAAGTGGCGGAAGTTCGGGGCCGTCTCCTTCTACATCAGCGTGATCTCCTACCTCAGCGCCATGGTCGTCTTCACCCTCGTCGCCTACCACCGCCCCATGGAGGGCACG CCGCCGTATCCCTACACGACGACCATCGACTACCTGCGCCTGGCCGGGGAGATCATAACCCTCTTCACTGGAGTCTTGTTCTTTTTCACCAAC cTAAAGGATCTGTTTATGAAGAAGTGTCCAGGAGTGAATTCGTTCTTTATAGACGGCTCCTTCCAGCTGCTCTA CTTCATCTACTCGGTGCTGGTGATCATCACAGCAGCGCTGTACCTGACGGGGATCGAAGCTTACCTGGCTGTCATGGTCTTTGCCCTGGTCCTGGGCTGGATGAACGCACTTTACTTCACCAGAGGCCTGAAACTTACGGGGACCTACAGCATCATGATTCAGAAG ATCCTCTTCAAAGACCTTTTCCGGTTCCTCCTGGTCTACGTGCTCTTCATGATCGGCTATGCTTCAG CTCTGGTCTCGCTCCTGAACCCTTGTGCCAGTGCCGAGGCCTGCAACAAAGACAACTCCAACTGCACGGTGGCCGCCTACCCATCCTGCCGGGACAGCAAGACCTTCAGCAACTTCCTGCTGGATCTCTTCAAGCTGACCATTGGCATGGGCGACCTGGAGATGATCGAGAGCGCCAAGTACCCCGGCGTCTTCATCATCCTGCTGGTCACCTACATCATCCTCACCTTCGTGCTGCTCCTTAACATGCTGATCGCTCTGATGGGGGAGACGGTGGGGCAGGTCTCCAAGGAGAGCAAGCACATATGGAAGCTACAG TGGGCCACCACCATCCTGGACATCGAGAGGTCCTTCCCGGTGTTCCTGAGGAAAGCCTTCCGCTCGGGGGAGATGGTCACCGTGGGGAAGGGCACCAATGGCACGCCGGACCGGAGATGGTGTTTCAG GGTCGATGAGGTGAACTGGTCTCACTGGAACCAGAATCTGGGCATCATCAATGAGGATCCAGGCAAGAATGACACTGATCAGTATTACGGGTTCTCCCACACAGTGGGCCGGCTGCGCAGAG cAGATCGCTGGTCGAGCGTCGTGCCCCGGGTGGTGGAGCTGAATAAGAGCTCGCAGCCGGAGGAGGTGGTGGTCCCGCTGGAGAACAGGGGGATGTCCGATGGGCATGACTGGAAGCAAGGGCATCCCTCAGGCTGGCGGAAAGAGGACTCCTACATCTAA
- the TRPV4 gene encoding transient receptor potential cation channel subfamily V member 4 isoform X2, giving the protein MADSDDPPRLLVGEAGEVQGEEGSPQNDTFPLSSLANLFENEDSPCPTEAAQLPPGSGDSKQQNLRMKFHGAFKKGVPNPRDLLESTIYESSVVPGPKKAPMDSLFDYGTYRQHPSENKRRRKKIREKQTHSPKAPAPNPPPVLKVFNRPILFDIVSRGSTAGLDGLLPFLLTHKKRLTDEEFREPSTGKTCLPKALLNLSGGKNDTIPLLLAIAEKTGNMREFINSPFRDVYYRGQTALHIAIERRCKHYVELLVEKGADVHAQARGRFFQPKDEGGYFYFGELPLSLAACTNQPHIVHYLTENAHKKADLRRQDSRGNTVLHALVAIADNTRENTRFVTKVYDLLLIKCAKLFPDTNLEALLNNDGLSPLMMAAKIGKIGMFQHIIRREITDEDARHLSRKFRDWAYGPVYSSLYDLSSLDTCGEEVSVLEILVYNSNIENRHEMLAVEPINELLRDKWRKFGAVSFYISVISYLSAMVVFTLVAYHRPMEGTPPYPYTTTIDYLRLAGEIITLFTGVLFFFTNLKDLFMKKCPGVNSFFIDGSFQLLYFIYSVLVIITAALYLTGIEAYLAVMVFALVLGWMNALYFTRGLKLTGTYSIMIQKILFKDLFRFLLVYVLFMIGYASALVSLLNPCASAEACNKDNSNCTVAAYPSCRDSKTFSNFLLDLFKLTIGMGDLEMIESAKYPGVFIILLVTYIILTFVLLLNMLIALMGETVGQVSKESKHIWKLQWATTILDIERSFPVFLRKAFRSGEMVTVGKGTNGTPDRRWCFRVDEVNWSHWNQNLGIINEDPGKNDTDQYYGFSHTVGRLRRDRWSSVVPRVVELNKSSQPEEVVVPLENRGMSDGHDWKQGHPSGWRKEDSYI; this is encoded by the exons ATGGCAGACTCCGACGACCCCCCCCGGCTCCTCGTCGGGGAGGCCGGTGAGGTCCAAGGCGAAGAGGGCTCCCCTCAGAATGACACTTTCCCTCTCTCGTCTCTGGCCAACCTGTTTGAGAACGAGGATAGCCCCTGCCCCACTGAGGCGGCCCAACTCCCCCCCGGATCGGgggacagcaagcagcaaaaccTGCGTATGAAATTCCACGGGGCCTTCAAAAAGGGCGTGCCCAACCCCAGGGACCTGCTGGAGTCCACCATCTACGAGTCCTCTGTCGTCCCAGGGCCCAAGAAAGCCCCCATGGACTCGCTTTTCGATTATGGCACCTACCGCCAGCACCCCAGCGAGAACAAGCGCCGGCGGAAGAAGATCAGGGA GAAGCAGACCCACAGCCCGAAGGCCCCGGCCCCCAACCCACCTCCAGTCCTCAAGGTGTTTAACCGGCCCATCCTCTTCGACATTGTGTCCCGGGGTTCGACTGCCGGCCTGGACGggctcctccccttcctgctgaCCCACAAGAAGCGCCTGACCGACGAGGAGTTTCGAG AGCCCTCGACGGGGAAGACCTGCTTGCCCAAAGCGCTGCTGAATCTGAGTGGGGGCAAGAACGACACCATCCCCCTGCTCCTGGCCATCGCGGAGAAGACAGGCAACATGCGGGAGTTCATCAACTCGCCCTTCCGAGACGTCTACTACCGAG GTCAGACGGCGTTGCACATCGCCATCGAGCGTCGCTGCAAGCACTACGTGGAGCTGCTGGTGGAGAAGGGGGCGGACGTGCACGCCCAGGCTCGCGGCCGCTTCTTCCAGCCCAAGGACGAGGGCGGGTACTTCTACTTCG GCGAGCTGCCCCTCTCCCTCGCTGCCTGCACCAACCAGCCGCACATCGTCCACTACCTCACGGAGAACGCGCACAAGAAAGCAGACTTGCGGCGCCAGGACTCGCGGGGCAACACGGTGCTGCATGCCTTGGTGGCCATCGCCGACAACACCCGGGAGAACACCAGGTTTGTCACCAAGGTGTACGACCTGCTGCTGATCAAGTGCGCCAAGCTCTTCCCCGACACCAACCTGGAGGCCCTGCTCAACAACGACGGCCTCTCGCCCCTCATGATGGCCGCCAAGATCGGCAAGATCGGG atgTTCCAGCACATCATCCGCAGGGAGATCACGGATGAGGACGCCCGCCACCTCTCCCGAAAATTCAGGGACTGGGCTTACGGGCCCGTCTACTCCTCGCTCTACGACCTCTCCTCGCTGGACACCTGTGGGGAGGAGGTGTCTGTCCTGGAGATCCTGGTGTACAACAGTAACATCGAG AACCGCCACGAGATGCTCGCCGTGGAGCCCATCAACGAGCTGCTGCGCGACAAGTGGCGGAAGTTCGGGGCCGTCTCCTTCTACATCAGCGTGATCTCCTACCTCAGCGCCATGGTCGTCTTCACCCTCGTCGCCTACCACCGCCCCATGGAGGGCACG CCGCCGTATCCCTACACGACGACCATCGACTACCTGCGCCTGGCCGGGGAGATCATAACCCTCTTCACTGGAGTCTTGTTCTTTTTCACCAAC cTAAAGGATCTGTTTATGAAGAAGTGTCCAGGAGTGAATTCGTTCTTTATAGACGGCTCCTTCCAGCTGCTCTA CTTCATCTACTCGGTGCTGGTGATCATCACAGCAGCGCTGTACCTGACGGGGATCGAAGCTTACCTGGCTGTCATGGTCTTTGCCCTGGTCCTGGGCTGGATGAACGCACTTTACTTCACCAGAGGCCTGAAACTTACGGGGACCTACAGCATCATGATTCAGAAG ATCCTCTTCAAAGACCTTTTCCGGTTCCTCCTGGTCTACGTGCTCTTCATGATCGGCTATGCTTCAG CTCTGGTCTCGCTCCTGAACCCTTGTGCCAGTGCCGAGGCCTGCAACAAAGACAACTCCAACTGCACGGTGGCCGCCTACCCATCCTGCCGGGACAGCAAGACCTTCAGCAACTTCCTGCTGGATCTCTTCAAGCTGACCATTGGCATGGGCGACCTGGAGATGATCGAGAGCGCCAAGTACCCCGGCGTCTTCATCATCCTGCTGGTCACCTACATCATCCTCACCTTCGTGCTGCTCCTTAACATGCTGATCGCTCTGATGGGGGAGACGGTGGGGCAGGTCTCCAAGGAGAGCAAGCACATATGGAAGCTACAG TGGGCCACCACCATCCTGGACATCGAGAGGTCCTTCCCGGTGTTCCTGAGGAAAGCCTTCCGCTCGGGGGAGATGGTCACCGTGGGGAAGGGCACCAATGGCACGCCGGACCGGAGATGGTGTTTCAG GGTCGATGAGGTGAACTGGTCTCACTGGAACCAGAATCTGGGCATCATCAATGAGGATCCAGGCAAGAATGACACTGATCAGTATTACGGGTTCTCCCACACAGTGGGCCGGCTGCGCAGAG ATCGCTGGTCGAGCGTCGTGCCCCGGGTGGTGGAGCTGAATAAGAGCTCGCAGCCGGAGGAGGTGGTGGTCCCGCTGGAGAACAGGGGGATGTCCGATGGGCATGACTGGAAGCAAGGGCATCCCTCAGGCTGGCGGAAAGAGGACTCCTACATCTAA
- the TRPV4 gene encoding transient receptor potential cation channel subfamily V member 4 isoform X3 gives MREFINSPFRDVYYRGQTALHIAIERRCKHYVELLVEKGADVHAQARGRFFQPKDEGGYFYFGELPLSLAACTNQPHIVHYLTENAHKKADLRRQDSRGNTVLHALVAIADNTRENTRFVTKVYDLLLIKCAKLFPDTNLEALLNNDGLSPLMMAAKIGKIGMFQHIIRREITDEDARHLSRKFRDWAYGPVYSSLYDLSSLDTCGEEVSVLEILVYNSNIENRHEMLAVEPINELLRDKWRKFGAVSFYISVISYLSAMVVFTLVAYHRPMEGTPPYPYTTTIDYLRLAGEIITLFTGVLFFFTNLKDLFMKKCPGVNSFFIDGSFQLLYFIYSVLVIITAALYLTGIEAYLAVMVFALVLGWMNALYFTRGLKLTGTYSIMIQKILFKDLFRFLLVYVLFMIGYASALVSLLNPCASAEACNKDNSNCTVAAYPSCRDSKTFSNFLLDLFKLTIGMGDLEMIESAKYPGVFIILLVTYIILTFVLLLNMLIALMGETVGQVSKESKHIWKLQWATTILDIERSFPVFLRKAFRSGEMVTVGKGTNGTPDRRWCFRVDEVNWSHWNQNLGIINEDPGKNDTDQYYGFSHTVGRLRRADRWSSVVPRVVELNKSSQPEEVVVPLENRGMSDGHDWKQGHPSGWRKEDSYI, from the exons ATGCGGGAGTTCATCAACTCGCCCTTCCGAGACGTCTACTACCGAG GTCAGACGGCGTTGCACATCGCCATCGAGCGTCGCTGCAAGCACTACGTGGAGCTGCTGGTGGAGAAGGGGGCGGACGTGCACGCCCAGGCTCGCGGCCGCTTCTTCCAGCCCAAGGACGAGGGCGGGTACTTCTACTTCG GCGAGCTGCCCCTCTCCCTCGCTGCCTGCACCAACCAGCCGCACATCGTCCACTACCTCACGGAGAACGCGCACAAGAAAGCAGACTTGCGGCGCCAGGACTCGCGGGGCAACACGGTGCTGCATGCCTTGGTGGCCATCGCCGACAACACCCGGGAGAACACCAGGTTTGTCACCAAGGTGTACGACCTGCTGCTGATCAAGTGCGCCAAGCTCTTCCCCGACACCAACCTGGAGGCCCTGCTCAACAACGACGGCCTCTCGCCCCTCATGATGGCCGCCAAGATCGGCAAGATCGGG atgTTCCAGCACATCATCCGCAGGGAGATCACGGATGAGGACGCCCGCCACCTCTCCCGAAAATTCAGGGACTGGGCTTACGGGCCCGTCTACTCCTCGCTCTACGACCTCTCCTCGCTGGACACCTGTGGGGAGGAGGTGTCTGTCCTGGAGATCCTGGTGTACAACAGTAACATCGAG AACCGCCACGAGATGCTCGCCGTGGAGCCCATCAACGAGCTGCTGCGCGACAAGTGGCGGAAGTTCGGGGCCGTCTCCTTCTACATCAGCGTGATCTCCTACCTCAGCGCCATGGTCGTCTTCACCCTCGTCGCCTACCACCGCCCCATGGAGGGCACG CCGCCGTATCCCTACACGACGACCATCGACTACCTGCGCCTGGCCGGGGAGATCATAACCCTCTTCACTGGAGTCTTGTTCTTTTTCACCAAC cTAAAGGATCTGTTTATGAAGAAGTGTCCAGGAGTGAATTCGTTCTTTATAGACGGCTCCTTCCAGCTGCTCTA CTTCATCTACTCGGTGCTGGTGATCATCACAGCAGCGCTGTACCTGACGGGGATCGAAGCTTACCTGGCTGTCATGGTCTTTGCCCTGGTCCTGGGCTGGATGAACGCACTTTACTTCACCAGAGGCCTGAAACTTACGGGGACCTACAGCATCATGATTCAGAAG ATCCTCTTCAAAGACCTTTTCCGGTTCCTCCTGGTCTACGTGCTCTTCATGATCGGCTATGCTTCAG CTCTGGTCTCGCTCCTGAACCCTTGTGCCAGTGCCGAGGCCTGCAACAAAGACAACTCCAACTGCACGGTGGCCGCCTACCCATCCTGCCGGGACAGCAAGACCTTCAGCAACTTCCTGCTGGATCTCTTCAAGCTGACCATTGGCATGGGCGACCTGGAGATGATCGAGAGCGCCAAGTACCCCGGCGTCTTCATCATCCTGCTGGTCACCTACATCATCCTCACCTTCGTGCTGCTCCTTAACATGCTGATCGCTCTGATGGGGGAGACGGTGGGGCAGGTCTCCAAGGAGAGCAAGCACATATGGAAGCTACAG TGGGCCACCACCATCCTGGACATCGAGAGGTCCTTCCCGGTGTTCCTGAGGAAAGCCTTCCGCTCGGGGGAGATGGTCACCGTGGGGAAGGGCACCAATGGCACGCCGGACCGGAGATGGTGTTTCAG GGTCGATGAGGTGAACTGGTCTCACTGGAACCAGAATCTGGGCATCATCAATGAGGATCCAGGCAAGAATGACACTGATCAGTATTACGGGTTCTCCCACACAGTGGGCCGGCTGCGCAGAG cAGATCGCTGGTCGAGCGTCGTGCCCCGGGTGGTGGAGCTGAATAAGAGCTCGCAGCCGGAGGAGGTGGTGGTCCCGCTGGAGAACAGGGGGATGTCCGATGGGCATGACTGGAAGCAAGGGCATCCCTCAGGCTGGCGGAAAGAGGACTCCTACATCTAA